Proteins found in one Primulina eburnea isolate SZY01 chromosome 16, ASM2296580v1, whole genome shotgun sequence genomic segment:
- the LOC140816087 gene encoding uncharacterized protein, with amino-acid sequence METDGQPMKKTLKTTASFPTPQGFGKRIHSPSPVHEHHDSEEVELEVPLDHGTSFIAHPSGPEALNFVRHLVSSENLTIVKAATDLQAIEAMSLNFMQALVWGGEVTGRICGAMERASSSQKSMNDVLSQHEELMKRMEDLHMKHEAEKVAFLAELKFARAHAQVLEDKAAWAEQKALNFEEQLRKKDHEAEAMWLQKKEKFIHSSEFYSLCSDKETSYFEHGINGGIAQIRANGYSEAEHHFSFLDVFKALEDMPEKKGRATETEDLDIWEEVSGLAE; translated from the exons ATGGAGACTGATGGGCAGCCAATGAAGAAGACTCTCAAGACCACTGCTTCGTTCCCGACCCCCCAAGGCTTTGGGAAGAGGATACACAGTCCTTCCCCCGTTCATGAGCACCATGATTCCGAAGAAGTTGAGCTGGAAGTACCCCTCGACCATGGGACCTCCTTCATAGCCCATCCCTCCGGACCGGAAGCCTTAAATTTTGTTCGTCACTTGGTGTCCTCTGAGAATCTTACCATCGTGAAGGCTGCCACCGACCTTCAAGCCATAGAGGCTATGTCCCTTAACTTTATGCAG GCTCTGGTTTGGGGAGGCGAAGTCACTGGTCGGATATGTGGAGCTATGGAGAGGGCTAGCTCCTCCCAAAAATCAATGAATGACGTCCTCAGTCAACATGAGGAACTTATGAAGCGGATGGAGGATCTCCACATGaaacatgaggcagagaagGTGGCTTTCCTAGCCGAACTCAAATTTGCCCGAGCTCATGCACAAGTCCTTGAGGACAAAGCCGCTTGGGCTGAGCAGAAGGCACTTAACTTCGAGGAACAACTTCGAAAAAAAGACCATGAAGCCGAGGCCATGTGGCTTCAGAAGAAGGAAAAGTTCATCCACTCTTCGGAATTTTATTCGCTGTGCTCGGACAAAGAAACTTCTTACTTCGAGCATGGGATTAATGGAGGTATTGCTCAAATACGGGCCAACGGGTATTCCGAAGCCGAACACCATTTTTCCTTCCTTGATGTGTTTAAGGCCTTGGAAGACATGCCCGAGAAGAAGGGAAGGGCAACAGAGACTGAAGACCTAGACATCTGGGAGGAAGTGAGTGGGCTCGCCGAATGA